TCCGATCTCGTCGGCAGGCAGCGCCATCGACTTCAAGGTGGTCTCGACATCGATCGCCTTGTCGGCGATGAACTGGTCGATGAAGTCAAAGTTCGCGCGCTCCACACCGTCCATTTCCACGATGCGTCCGCCTTCAACCCGCACGCTGGGCTGCGGGTCGAACTCGCTGTCCATGGCCACCATTCCCTTTTCGGGCCATTCCTCAACAAAACCGTCGAGGTTGACCGGCCGGTCCTCGAGAACCAATGTCCGCGCGGAATGCCGCGCCGCTTGTTCAGACTTCTTTGCAGCAGATGTCTTCATTGTCAGATCTCCTATTTGCTTGCAGCCAAGATATCGCGCCGCTCATAAACGTCAGCGGCTTCCCGCACGAGCGCGGCAAGGTTTTCGGCCTGATAGCTGGTCGCCAATTCGGTGGCAATCGCCTCGAGTTCGGCTTTTGTGGAAGCGTTGGGCCGAAGCGCGTTATAGATTTCGAGCACACGCGCATCGGAAATTGCCGTCATCTCGGCCGCGCGCCGCAAATTGGCGCCCAATTGCACGCGCCCTACCTTTTCCGATATCTGGGCCTGTAAGCGCAAGGTATCTGGGGTAATCCGCAGATCTTCGGCCGTCACCTTGCCCGAAACGACGGCCTCGATCGTGATCTCGTCGACCGATTTACCAGTGGGCGTGAAAAGAAGATCCTTTCTGTGCACGCCAAGAGGGTAATCAACCTGCGGATCTACATTTGGCTCATTCATATATGTCTCCTAAATGATATTGGTTTGACTGCAGCGGAATTTCCAAGTGTTCAGCGTTACCGCCACCATGGCCGAGTACCGGCAACGCAGACCTGCCTGCATTTACTTGGCGGCCTTCGCCGCGCCCGCTTCTGCGACGGAGATATCCTGTTCGACACTACCGGCGCTAACACCGATGGCGCCGATGACGGCGGCGCCGTCCTTGATCAGAACGCCGCCACCGAAAGCGACCATGCCTCCTGCGGTTTGCTCGAGGCCATACAGTTCTGCGCCGGGCTGAACGAGCGGCATGAGCACGCTGGTCGGCAGGCCCATCAATATGGAGGTGCGCGCCTTGCGGATAGAAATATCGATACTTGCCTTGATCGCGCCATCCATGCGCGCGAAAGCCACCAGATGGCCGCCGTCGTCCACCACGGCGATGTTCATGGGCTGACCGATTTGCTTAGCTTTTGCCGCCGCGGCGTCTAGCGCAGCCTGGGCCTTTGACAGGGGCATGGAAGTCATGATTTCTCCAGAGTCATCCAGTTAAAGAATTGGTCGCAT
This window of the Selenomonadales bacterium genome carries:
- a CDS encoding diol dehydratase small subunit, with translation MNEPNVDPQVDYPLGVHRKDLLFTPTGKSVDEITIEAVVSGKVTAEDLRITPDTLRLQAQISEKVGRVQLGANLRRAAEMTAISDARVLEIYNALRPNASTKAELEAIATELATSYQAENLAALVREAADVYERRDILAASK
- a CDS encoding heme-binding protein → MTSMPLSKAQAALDAAAAKAKQIGQPMNIAVVDDGGHLVAFARMDGAIKASIDISIRKARTSILMGLPTSVLMPLVQPGAELYGLEQTAGGMVAFGGGVLIKDGAAVIGAIGVSAGSVEQDISVAEAGAAKAAK